A stretch of the Kushneria konosiri genome encodes the following:
- a CDS encoding MFS transporter produces the protein MSHDTALPTPRSRRGLDGLNFFLADVRDGVGPFLGIYLLTRFDWSAGQIGMAMSAMTFATMIAQSPAGMLLDVTRHKRLLTALATLVVAVCSVLMTLPALVNLPSILLLQALMGVSAALLLPAVAAITLGMVGSRRFPERQGRNEIFNHAGNVVAALLAGLLAHFLSVEWLFYSLVLFACGSLISALAIREEDIDHAAARGAMADETLPRQGTGVMAVLRHRQVLMLGATLTLFHFSNAAMLPLVGQYLTIGDKDAASLYMSACIVIAQLVMIPVAWWAGRRAVSWGRRPVFMIGLIALPLRGLLYGVSNDPVWLLLVQALDGIGAGIFGVLWLIVAADLTHGTGRYNATVGVLGTLFALGAAASNLVAGVVVDASGYVGGFLFLAAFGCAAPLIFWWGVGETRPIEDASSVSV, from the coding sequence ATGAGCCACGACACTGCCTTGCCCACCCCTCGCAGCCGCCGCGGGCTGGATGGCCTGAACTTCTTTCTGGCCGATGTCCGTGATGGCGTCGGGCCCTTTCTGGGCATCTACCTGCTGACGCGCTTTGACTGGAGTGCCGGGCAGATCGGCATGGCCATGTCGGCGATGACCTTTGCCACCATGATCGCGCAGAGCCCGGCCGGCATGCTGCTGGACGTTACCCGACACAAGCGTTTGCTGACCGCTCTGGCCACGCTCGTGGTCGCCGTGTGCAGCGTGCTGATGACGCTGCCGGCGCTGGTTAATCTGCCCTCTATCCTGCTGCTGCAGGCGCTGATGGGCGTCAGTGCGGCGCTGCTGCTGCCGGCCGTTGCCGCGATCACGCTGGGCATGGTCGGCAGCCGGCGCTTCCCGGAGCGCCAGGGCCGCAATGAAATCTTCAATCACGCCGGCAACGTGGTGGCCGCGCTGCTCGCCGGCCTGCTGGCGCATTTTTTAAGCGTCGAATGGCTGTTTTATTCCCTGGTGCTGTTCGCCTGCGGCAGCCTGATCAGCGCGCTCGCCATTCGTGAGGAGGATATCGATCACGCCGCCGCCCGGGGCGCGATGGCCGATGAAACGCTGCCCCGGCAAGGCACCGGTGTGATGGCGGTCCTGCGCCATCGACAGGTGCTCATGCTTGGCGCCACGCTGACCCTGTTTCACTTTTCAAATGCCGCCATGCTGCCGCTGGTCGGCCAGTACCTGACGATCGGCGACAAGGACGCCGCCTCGCTGTACATGTCGGCCTGCATCGTCATTGCCCAGCTCGTGATGATCCCGGTGGCCTGGTGGGCGGGACGCAGGGCCGTCAGCTGGGGGCGACGACCGGTCTTCATGATCGGCCTGATCGCGCTGCCGCTGCGGGGCCTGCTCTATGGCGTCAGTAACGATCCCGTCTGGCTGCTGCTGGTACAGGCGCTGGACGGCATCGGCGCCGGCATCTTCGGCGTGCTCTGGCTAATTGTGGCCGCCGACCTGACCCATGGCACCGGGCGCTACAATGCAACGGTCGGCGTGCTGGGCACGCTGTTTGCGCTGGGCGCCGCGGCCTCCAACCTGGTCGCCGGGGTCGTGGTGGACGCCAGCGGCTATGTCGGCGGCTTTCTCTTTCTTGCAGCGTTTGGATGCGCAGCGCCGCTGATCTTCTGGTGGGGCGTTGGCGAGACCCGCCCGATCGAGGACGCCTCTTCAGTGTCGGTGTAG
- a CDS encoding DUF3100 domain-containing protein, with amino-acid sequence MTSVTRASPLDLLRLHVLVVILSLIAEWIGIIKIPLGVGTLLLLPLFYAFLLAIALNPHLSSQFHALVPPRLSDAASPLILIAIMPFIARFGSTIGPSIDQIISAGPALILQELGNLGTMLIALPFALLVLKMGRESIGATYSIAREPNIAIISDRYGLKGPEGIGVMGVYVVGTMFGTLWFALMAGFLGSAGWFDPRALAMACGVGSGSMVAACSGALAEAVPAMREELFAFAGASNLLTYATGLYVSLFIALPVAEWLYKRLSPKRQATASINPADADSATEAAAELRPEQQIGRTAMMLAAVCVVGWITNVISAGTLWGALPGMIILYVMSLIGLLITRAMPFYLPAIAWISLVSIVMTLPFFPGNAWVVAQLSQVNFLAIVTPVLAYAGFVLSKQEFSMFRRTGWKLVLVSLLVFTGTYLGSAVVAQILL; translated from the coding sequence ATGACTTCTGTCACCCGAGCGTCTCCGCTCGATCTTCTGCGCCTGCATGTGCTGGTGGTTATCCTCTCGCTGATTGCCGAGTGGATCGGCATCATCAAGATTCCGCTGGGCGTTGGTACGCTGTTATTGCTGCCGCTGTTTTATGCCTTTTTGCTGGCCATTGCCCTTAACCCGCATCTTTCCAGCCAGTTTCATGCGCTGGTGCCGCCACGCCTGAGCGATGCAGCCTCCCCGCTGATCCTGATTGCGATCATGCCGTTCATTGCCCGCTTTGGGTCTACCATCGGGCCATCGATCGATCAGATCATCAGTGCCGGGCCAGCGCTGATCCTTCAGGAACTGGGCAATCTGGGCACCATGCTGATCGCCCTGCCGTTTGCCTTGCTGGTGCTGAAAATGGGTCGCGAATCGATCGGGGCGACCTATTCGATTGCGCGTGAACCCAATATCGCAATCATCTCGGACCGCTATGGCCTGAAGGGTCCGGAAGGGATCGGCGTGATGGGGGTCTACGTGGTTGGCACCATGTTCGGCACCCTCTGGTTTGCGCTGATGGCCGGTTTTCTCGGCTCGGCGGGCTGGTTTGACCCGCGCGCGCTGGCGATGGCCTGTGGCGTGGGTAGCGGCAGCATGGTGGCGGCCTGTTCAGGGGCGCTGGCCGAGGCCGTTCCTGCCATGCGCGAGGAGCTGTTCGCCTTTGCCGGGGCCAGTAATCTCCTGACCTATGCCACCGGCCTTTATGTGTCGCTCTTTATCGCCCTGCCGGTCGCGGAGTGGCTCTACAAGCGGCTCAGCCCCAAACGCCAGGCGACTGCCTCTATCAATCCCGCCGATGCCGACAGCGCCACAGAGGCGGCGGCTGAACTTCGCCCCGAGCAGCAGATCGGCCGGACCGCGATGATGCTGGCAGCCGTCTGCGTGGTGGGCTGGATCACCAATGTGATCAGCGCCGGCACGCTCTGGGGCGCCCTGCCGGGCATGATCATTCTTTACGTCATGAGTCTGATCGGACTGCTCATCACCCGGGCCATGCCCTTCTACCTGCCGGCGATTGCCTGGATATCGCTGGTCAGCATTGTCATGACCCTGCCGTTTTTTCCCGGTAATGCCTGGGTGGTAGCGCAGCTGTCGCAGGTCAACTTCCTGGCCATCGTCACGCCCGTGCTCGCCTACGCCGGCTTCGTCCTGTCGAAGCAGGAGTTCAGCATGTTCCGCCGTACCGGCTGGAAGCTGGTGCTGGTGTCGCTGCTGGTGTTCACTGGCACCTATCTCGGTTCGGCAGTGGTCGCCCAGATCCTGCTTTAA
- a CDS encoding energy-coupling factor ABC transporter permease — protein MHIEPGVVTGAKILLSYATAAGAFGLTARLARHTLEGRDGFTALIGRSLVATLCVFCFFEVLPHHAVGVSEVHLILGSTLLLLFGAGPTAIGLALGLLIQGLFFAPFDLPQYGMNVTTLIVPLWGISVLAGRLIPRDTPYVEVTYRQALALSTAYQGGIVLWVGFWAFYGEGLSAQSLVNVSTFGVAYMSVVILEPLIDLGVLALAKWRTGMTRGPLFNARLHRPAL, from the coding sequence ATGCATATCGAACCGGGCGTCGTCACGGGCGCCAAAATCCTGTTGAGTTACGCCACCGCGGCCGGTGCCTTCGGGCTGACCGCGCGTCTGGCACGGCACACGCTGGAAGGCCGCGATGGCTTCACGGCGCTGATCGGTCGCAGTCTTGTGGCCACGCTGTGTGTCTTCTGCTTTTTCGAGGTGTTGCCTCACCACGCTGTGGGCGTGTCAGAGGTCCACCTGATTCTGGGCTCGACCCTGCTGCTGCTGTTTGGGGCTGGCCCGACGGCGATCGGCCTGGCGCTGGGGCTTTTGATTCAGGGGCTTTTCTTCGCGCCGTTCGACCTGCCGCAATACGGCATGAACGTGACCACCCTGATCGTGCCGCTGTGGGGCATCAGCGTGCTGGCCGGACGCCTGATTCCACGCGATACGCCCTACGTTGAGGTGACCTATCGACAGGCGCTGGCGCTTTCCACCGCCTATCAGGGCGGCATCGTGCTCTGGGTCGGCTTCTGGGCCTTCTACGGCGAGGGGCTTTCGGCGCAGAGCCTCGTCAATGTCAGCACGTTCGGGGTGGCCTACATGAGCGTGGTCATTCTGGAACCGCTGATCGATCTCGGCGTGCTGGCGCTCGCCAAATGGCGCACCGGCATGACACGCGGGCCGCTGTTCAATGCCCGGCTGCATCGCCCCGCGCTCTGA
- a CDS encoding universal stress protein, with protein sequence MTQRILIPLDGSRSARRALEHACLMQRAEGGVLHLLHIVEPPVATDHLGATTGSTPVDYTPEKGHEHGEALLKETWAAVGDPSAEVHFHVEDNPPGRPDRTIVEMAQALEVDAIVMGSRGLSDMKGLVVGSVSHKVSHVAHCTVITLHVRDTGPDEVLGPS encoded by the coding sequence ATGACACAGCGCATTCTAATACCCCTGGATGGCTCCCGCAGTGCTCGTCGAGCACTCGAGCACGCCTGTCTGATGCAGCGCGCCGAAGGGGGCGTTCTGCATCTGCTGCATATTGTCGAGCCGCCGGTGGCCACCGACCATCTGGGGGCCACCACCGGATCAACGCCGGTGGATTACACCCCGGAAAAGGGCCATGAACATGGCGAGGCGCTATTGAAGGAGACCTGGGCGGCGGTGGGTGACCCGTCCGCCGAGGTACACTTTCACGTCGAGGATAATCCGCCGGGCCGACCGGATCGGACCATTGTGGAGATGGCTCAAGCGCTGGAGGTGGATGCCATCGTGATGGGCAGCCGCGGACTCAGTGACATGAAGGGGCTGGTGGTCGGTAGCGTGTCGCATAAGGTGTCTCATGTGGCGCACTGCACCGTGATCACGCTGCACGTGCGCGATACCGGCCCGGATGAGGTACTCGGTCCCTCGTGA
- a CDS encoding LysR family transcriptional regulator, with product MKIERLPLNALRAFAEAARTQSFKHAANRLGVTPGAVSRQIKQLEDRLGVTFF from the coding sequence ATGAAGATCGAACGCCTCCCCCTGAATGCGCTGCGCGCCTTTGCCGAGGCGGCCCGCACGCAGAGCTTCAAGCACGCTGCCAATAGGCTGGGGGTGACGCCCGGTGCGGTCAGCCGTCAGATCAAACAACTCGAAGACCGGCTCGGCGTTACGTTTTTTTGA
- a CDS encoding aldehyde dehydrogenase family protein, with translation MRNPVTGQSLVSYFDAGQALVERAVSAGTRAQIEWMGLTASARGRHMNAAIRALEGQEESLAQLESVVAGKPISDCRGEVGKVREMFEYYAGWCDKQHGEVIPVPTSYLNYVRHVSYGVVGQITPWNAPMFTCAWQLAPAIAAGNAAVLKPSELTPFTSVVIAGLLESGGLPKGLINIINGVGPTTGAALTDHDGISKLVFVGSPESGRMIAQAGARRLVPSVLELGGKSANIIFNDARLDDAVAGAQAAIFAAAGQNCVAGSRLLIQRDIFDEVVERLGRAAAQIPVGLPEDDATRMGPLQNARQFERVMAMINTAIESGARLMTGGHRPQGLPEGTGGYYLAPTILADVTPDIAIACEEVFGPVLVAMPFDDEAEAIRLANATRFGLAGAVWTQDVARAHRVAGKLRAGTIWINSYKAINVMSPFGGFGDSGFGRSSGLDGLKEYTLPQSVWVETGGQASVAMGYGNGVG, from the coding sequence CTGCGCAACCCGGTCACCGGTCAGTCGCTGGTGAGCTACTTCGATGCCGGCCAGGCCCTGGTTGAACGAGCCGTCAGCGCCGGCACGCGTGCACAAATCGAATGGATGGGCCTGACCGCCAGCGCCCGCGGCCGACACATGAATGCCGCCATTCGGGCGCTGGAAGGACAGGAAGAGTCACTGGCGCAGCTGGAAAGCGTGGTGGCCGGCAAGCCGATCAGCGACTGTCGTGGTGAAGTCGGCAAGGTGCGCGAAATGTTTGAGTACTACGCCGGCTGGTGTGACAAGCAGCATGGCGAAGTGATCCCGGTGCCCACCTCGTATCTCAACTATGTGCGCCACGTCTCCTATGGCGTGGTCGGTCAGATCACGCCCTGGAATGCGCCGATGTTCACCTGCGCCTGGCAGCTGGCGCCCGCCATCGCGGCCGGTAACGCGGCCGTGCTCAAGCCCTCGGAGCTGACGCCCTTCACCTCAGTCGTGATCGCAGGGCTTTTGGAAAGCGGCGGGCTGCCAAAGGGGCTGATCAACATTATCAACGGCGTGGGGCCGACCACCGGTGCCGCCCTGACCGATCATGACGGCATCTCGAAGCTGGTGTTTGTTGGCTCGCCGGAAAGCGGACGGATGATCGCCCAGGCCGGCGCGCGCCGCCTGGTGCCCAGCGTGCTGGAGCTCGGCGGCAAGTCCGCCAACATCATTTTCAATGACGCCAGACTCGATGACGCCGTGGCCGGCGCTCAGGCCGCCATTTTTGCCGCTGCCGGGCAGAACTGTGTGGCGGGATCACGTCTTTTGATTCAGCGCGACATCTTCGATGAGGTCGTTGAACGACTGGGACGCGCCGCGGCACAGATTCCGGTGGGGCTGCCGGAAGACGATGCCACCCGCATGGGACCGCTTCAAAACGCCCGGCAGTTCGAACGGGTCATGGCCATGATCAATACGGCGATCGAATCCGGCGCCCGCCTCATGACCGGCGGCCATCGCCCACAGGGGCTGCCCGAAGGGACCGGCGGCTACTATCTGGCGCCTACCATTCTGGCCGATGTGACCCCCGACATAGCCATTGCCTGCGAGGAGGTGTTCGGTCCGGTGCTGGTCGCCATGCCCTTCGATGACGAAGCCGAGGCCATCCGCCTTGCCAATGCCACCCGCTTTGGGCTGGCCGGTGCTGTCTGGACACAGGATGTCGCCCGCGCCCATCGCGTGGCCGGCAAGCTGCGGGCCGGCACAATCTGGATCAACAGCTACAAGGCGATCAACGTCATGTCGCCGTTTGGCGGCTTCGGCGACAGCGGCTTTGGGCGCTCCAGCGGTCTGGATGGCCTGAAGGAGTACACCCTGCCCCAGAGCGTCTGGGTGGAAACCGGCGGGCAGGCAAGCGTGGCGATGGGGTATGGCAACGGCGTGGGGTGA
- a CDS encoding DMT family transporter, with product MQNTGQTTPTLSTGSHSARRRLDLQASALMVLFCIVLGAQQVAIKMVAEDMSPLSQVALRSSLAAVLVAALAWWQGIRLRDMRAQLGPGVLVGLGFAAEFLFVAWGLNHTLASHMSVFLYTAPVFAAVGLHLWVPGEQLTRRQWIGVALAFGGMVLAMAPDTDIDNAGDILRGDLLGLLAGLAWAATTLVIRRSSLSETPPVQTLCYQLTVAGLLLLPATILLGDFGRIQFTGAALASLTFQTLVISFAALLLWFALLRRYFASQLGIFSFLSPIFGVLFGAFLLGEPLTINFLAGGVLLLVGLVVVTR from the coding sequence ATGCAGAACACCGGACAGACAACGCCCACCCTATCGACAGGCAGCCATTCGGCGCGCCGGCGGCTGGACCTGCAGGCCAGCGCCCTGATGGTGCTGTTTTGCATCGTGCTGGGCGCTCAGCAGGTGGCCATCAAGATGGTGGCCGAGGACATGTCACCGCTGTCACAGGTGGCCCTGCGCTCATCGCTTGCGGCCGTGCTGGTGGCGGCGCTGGCCTGGTGGCAGGGCATCCGGCTGCGCGATATGCGCGCGCAGCTCGGCCCGGGGGTTCTGGTGGGGCTGGGATTTGCCGCGGAGTTCTTGTTTGTGGCCTGGGGGCTCAACCATACGCTGGCCTCTCACATGTCGGTGTTTCTCTACACGGCTCCCGTTTTTGCGGCCGTGGGGCTGCACCTGTGGGTGCCGGGCGAACAGCTGACACGACGACAGTGGATCGGTGTTGCCCTGGCCTTTGGCGGTATGGTGCTGGCGATGGCACCGGATACCGATATCGACAATGCCGGTGACATTCTGCGCGGTGATCTACTGGGTCTGCTGGCCGGTCTTGCCTGGGCGGCCACGACGCTGGTGATCCGTCGTTCATCGCTTTCCGAGACGCCGCCGGTCCAGACATTATGCTATCAGCTGACCGTTGCGGGTCTGCTGTTGCTGCCCGCCACGATACTGCTGGGCGATTTTGGGCGTATTCAGTTCACGGGCGCAGCGCTCGCCAGTCTGACCTTCCAGACGCTGGTCATCTCCTTTGCCGCACTGCTTTTGTGGTTCGCACTGCTCCGGCGCTACTTTGCCTCGCAACTGGGGATCTTTTCGTTTCTATCCCCGATTTTTGGCGTGCTGTTCGGGGCGTTCTTGCTCGGCGAGCCCCTGACGATCAACTTCCTGGCGGGCGGAGTGCTCTTGCTGGTCGGTCTGGTTGTCGTGACGCGATAG
- a CDS encoding 2-hydroxyacid dehydrogenase, giving the protein MSIHLLVVTRLSRHHQARIEAAGFRLHMAEDAETRREVLRHHRDDIRAALTIGTIGFTAEEMDELPNLGLICAQGVGFEGIDVAAARERGIAVAHGPGTNAETVADHTLGLMLSCLRRIPQGDAGLRLGQWQEIRRSAPVLHGKTLGLLGMGNVARAIARRAHYGFDMPVVYFSRQPKADLDWPHTSDPQHVAAQADVLVSALPGGPETHHLINDELLGAMKPDSIVVNVGRGSVVDSDALVRAVTEKRLAGAALDVFEHEPDVPQALKDEPRIIMTPHTGGLSPEALDATVELVIQNLQAFHEGRALVTPVPEA; this is encoded by the coding sequence ATGTCGATTCATCTGCTGGTCGTGACGCGCCTGTCACGCCATCATCAGGCCCGCATCGAAGCCGCCGGTTTTCGCCTTCATATGGCAGAAGACGCCGAGACCCGCCGCGAGGTACTCCGCCATCACCGTGATGACATTCGAGCCGCCCTGACCATCGGTACCATTGGCTTCACGGCCGAGGAAATGGACGAGCTGCCAAATCTGGGACTGATCTGTGCCCAAGGGGTCGGCTTTGAGGGCATTGACGTGGCAGCCGCTCGAGAGCGCGGCATTGCCGTCGCACACGGGCCTGGCACCAATGCCGAAACGGTGGCCGACCATACGCTTGGGCTGATGCTTTCCTGTCTTCGCCGTATTCCACAGGGGGATGCCGGCCTGCGCCTGGGGCAATGGCAGGAGATTCGCCGCAGCGCGCCGGTGCTGCACGGCAAGACACTGGGGCTTCTGGGCATGGGCAACGTGGCCCGTGCCATCGCCAGGCGCGCCCATTACGGTTTCGACATGCCCGTGGTCTACTTCTCCCGCCAGCCGAAGGCCGATCTCGACTGGCCCCATACATCGGACCCGCAACATGTGGCGGCGCAGGCCGACGTGCTGGTCAGCGCCCTGCCCGGCGGTCCGGAGACGCACCATCTGATCAATGACGAGCTGCTGGGCGCCATGAAACCTGACAGCATTGTGGTCAACGTCGGTCGCGGTAGCGTGGTGGACAGTGATGCGCTGGTGCGTGCCGTCACCGAAAAGCGCCTTGCCGGCGCTGCCCTCGATGTCTTCGAGCATGAGCCCGACGTGCCGCAGGCGCTGAAGGATGAACCGCGCATCATCATGACGCCGCACACCGGGGGCCTCTCCCCTGAAGCTCTTGATGCCACCGTGGAACTGGTCATTCAGAATCTTCAGGCCTTTCACGAGGGCCGCGCGCTGGTAACCCCGGTGCCAGAAGCCTGA
- a CDS encoding LysR substrate-binding domain-containing protein, with product MLTLSAPPTFLQLWLLPRLATFEARIGGLDISLESNDALIVPTWRGSGARLAIRYGRGPWPDVTNYRLLGDELFPVCTPALLKQHGQPMKPADLARHTLLEVAWNSPQSATVPGWQTWLETVGVANQVSPPQRRYSLSGLAVDQAIAGRGLMLASLPLVMDRLASGVLMIRPFGEQHALASPMTYDLLTPAIGEASPAVARFVDWLLQEATVFDGEANKAH from the coding sequence ATGCTGACGCTCAGCGCACCGCCCACTTTCCTGCAGCTGTGGCTGCTGCCACGGCTGGCCACATTTGAGGCCCGGATTGGCGGTCTCGATATTTCACTGGAGTCCAATGACGCCCTGATCGTCCCCACCTGGCGAGGCAGCGGGGCGCGTCTGGCGATACGCTATGGCCGCGGCCCCTGGCCGGACGTGACGAATTACCGGCTGTTGGGCGATGAGCTGTTCCCCGTCTGTACCCCTGCACTGCTCAAACAGCACGGTCAGCCCATGAAGCCCGCCGACCTGGCCCGTCACACCCTGCTGGAAGTGGCCTGGAACTCTCCACAGAGCGCCACCGTCCCGGGCTGGCAGACATGGCTCGAGACAGTCGGCGTCGCCAATCAGGTGTCGCCGCCGCAAAGGCGCTATTCGCTGTCCGGGCTGGCCGTGGACCAGGCCATTGCCGGGCGGGGCCTCATGCTGGCCAGTCTCCCCCTGGTGATGGACCGGCTGGCCAGCGGCGTACTGATGATTCGCCCCTTCGGCGAACAGCATGCCCTCGCCTCCCCCATGACCTACGACCTGCTGACCCCGGCGATCGGTGAAGCGTCGCCTGCCGTGGCACGTTTTGTCGACTGGCTGTTGCAAGAAGCCACCGTCTTCGACGGTGAGGCGAACAAGGCCCACTGA
- a CDS encoding sugar O-acetyltransferase — translation MCADHSEDVRSKKQKMLAGELYIADDPELAHDSAVAKAAMAEFARSYEHDVAAAHAILKGLFKELGDTAHIRPPLHVDYGCYISFGEGSFANFGLVALDVAPITIGRDVQIGPNVQLLTPTHPIDAASRRAKLEAGAPIIIEDNVWLGGGAIVLAGVTIGENSVIGAGAVVTRDIPANVVAVGNPARVIRQLE, via the coding sequence ATGTGCGCTGACCATTCGGAAGACGTTCGTTCAAAGAAACAGAAAATGCTCGCCGGCGAGCTCTACATCGCCGATGATCCCGAACTGGCTCATGACTCGGCCGTTGCCAAGGCCGCCATGGCCGAATTCGCCAGAAGCTACGAGCACGACGTCGCAGCCGCCCATGCCATCCTGAAAGGGCTCTTCAAGGAGTTGGGTGATACCGCTCATATCCGGCCGCCGCTGCATGTCGACTACGGCTGCTACATCAGCTTCGGTGAGGGCTCATTTGCCAACTTCGGGCTGGTGGCACTGGATGTCGCGCCCATCACCATCGGTCGGGACGTCCAGATCGGGCCCAACGTGCAGCTGCTGACACCAACCCACCCCATCGATGCCGCCTCGAGACGCGCAAAGCTCGAAGCCGGCGCCCCGATCATCATCGAAGACAACGTCTGGCTGGGCGGCGGTGCGATCGTGCTGGCCGGCGTCACCATTGGTGAGAACAGTGTCATCGGTGCCGGTGCGGTGGTCACCCGTGACATCCCCGCCAACGTCGTAGCGGTGGGCAACCCGGCCCGCGTGATTCGACAACTTGAATAA
- the murI gene encoding glutamate racemase produces the protein MQKTRAIWLLDSGIGGLTIARAIRHRLPGLSQHYIADSAAFPYGNLDAEALIARVCDLITRAVATRPVDAVVIACNTASTVVLPALRERLSIPVVGVVPAIRPAAAASRSGVIGVLATPGTVKSAHVATLIERFAGHCRVVTVGAPNLAALAEQYWRSNTLDGDALAAELSPLHAPEWHALDQLVLGCTHYPLLRAPIQAQLGRHVQLVDSGDAVARRLEAILDDASLTRGESRDGSFHITGRQVLDAGLEQRIGAEGFGETVTYAHKPGVPLPGR, from the coding sequence ATGCAGAAGACGCGAGCCATCTGGCTGCTGGATTCCGGCATTGGCGGACTGACCATTGCGCGGGCCATTCGCCATCGCCTGCCGGGACTTTCGCAGCACTACATCGCTGACAGCGCAGCGTTCCCCTATGGCAATCTTGATGCCGAGGCACTGATCGCTCGCGTATGCGATCTCATCACACGGGCTGTAGCGACTCGTCCTGTCGATGCGGTGGTGATCGCCTGCAACACGGCCTCGACCGTGGTGTTGCCGGCACTGAGAGAACGGCTGTCGATCCCGGTGGTGGGCGTGGTGCCGGCGATCCGCCCGGCGGCTGCGGCCAGTCGCAGCGGTGTCATCGGCGTGCTGGCCACGCCGGGGACGGTGAAAAGTGCCCATGTCGCGACCCTGATCGAGCGCTTTGCCGGTCACTGCCGGGTCGTGACGGTAGGCGCGCCGAACCTTGCCGCACTGGCCGAGCAGTACTGGCGATCAAACACACTCGATGGTGACGCGCTGGCCGCCGAGCTTTCTCCCCTGCACGCTCCCGAGTGGCACGCCCTCGACCAGCTGGTGCTGGGCTGCACGCACTATCCGCTGCTGCGAGCGCCCATTCAGGCGCAGCTGGGCCGCCACGTTCAGCTGGTCGACTCCGGTGACGCCGTCGCCCGGCGACTGGAGGCGATACTCGATGATGCTTCGCTGACCCGGGGAGAAAGCCGTGATGGAAGCTTTCACATCACCGGTCGGCAGGTGCTGGACGCCGGGCTCGAGCAGCGGATCGGGGCGGAGGGATTTGGCGAGACCGTGACGTATGCCCATAAGCCGGGCGTGCCTCTTCCCGGTCGTTAA
- a CDS encoding NAD(P)-dependent oxidoreductase, whose amino-acid sequence MSMKIVVIGPGQMGGNMALTLKRAGFEVTGIDPSEQARQRLSDQGLNVASDAALPSAEVYLLSLPTSDHVRTVIESSPGLLEHAARGSVVMDTSTSDPVVSRALAQKVTDAGLEWLDAPVSGGPKGAATGKMGVLLGGEASTIERVVPVLEALSARYTHVGPAGSGHVVKLANNYLCAANLIATGEAVAMAAKAGVDPAACLAGLNSGSGRSAVREVNFPEWIFSERFDSGFTTGLMRKDLRLARDAAEQLDTPRALLNHVVERWHEARDIEDQQDFNRIADALLATARK is encoded by the coding sequence ATGTCCATGAAGATCGTCGTCATCGGCCCGGGGCAGATGGGGGGCAATATGGCGCTCACGCTCAAGCGCGCCGGCTTTGAGGTCACGGGTATCGACCCCAGCGAACAGGCGCGACAGCGGCTGAGCGATCAGGGTCTGAATGTGGCCAGCGACGCCGCGCTGCCCTCTGCCGAGGTCTATCTGCTGTCACTGCCCACTTCCGATCATGTTCGCACGGTGATCGAATCAAGCCCCGGGCTTCTCGAGCACGCCGCGCGTGGCAGTGTGGTGATGGACACCTCGACCAGCGACCCGGTCGTCAGCCGCGCCCTGGCACAAAAGGTCACGGACGCCGGCCTTGAATGGCTGGATGCTCCGGTCAGCGGCGGTCCGAAGGGCGCCGCCACAGGCAAGATGGGCGTGCTGCTCGGCGGTGAGGCATCCACCATCGAGCGGGTGGTCCCGGTGCTTGAGGCCCTGTCGGCCCGCTATACCCACGTGGGCCCGGCCGGCAGCGGCCATGTGGTCAAGCTGGCCAACAACTACCTGTGTGCAGCCAACCTGATCGCCACCGGCGAGGCCGTCGCCATGGCGGCAAAAGCCGGGGTTGATCCAGCGGCCTGTCTGGCCGGGCTCAACAGCGGCTCGGGGCGCAGCGCCGTCAGGGAGGTCAACTTCCCCGAATGGATTTTCTCGGAGCGTTTTGACTCGGGCTTTACCACCGGCCTGATGCGCAAGGACCTTCGTCTGGCCCGTGACGCCGCCGAGCAGTTGGACACCCCAAGGGCCCTGCTGAACCATGTGGTCGAGCGCTGGCACGAGGCGCGCGACATCGAGGATCAACAAGACTTCAACCGCATCGCCGATGCCCTTCTCGCCACCGCCCGCAAGTAA